The Drosophila bipectinata strain 14024-0381.07 chromosome 2L, DbipHiC1v2, whole genome shotgun sequence genome has a segment encoding these proteins:
- the LOC108132235 gene encoding casein kinase I has product MAQKQVTNTTKIRNTSLNLINQVVGGKYHVLKAIGSGSFGDIYQGVSIKDGSDVAIKVEPSDAKYPQLMYEAKVYEQLADCTGFPALLHFGCEKNYNAMVIELLGSSLEELFNKCKRRFSLKTVLMLTDQLLLRLQCVHEHGFIHRDIKPDNFLMGLGKNSNKLFLIDFGLSKRFKDIGTEQHIAYRKDRNLTGTVRYASINAQQGVEQSRRDDMESLGYCMMYFNIGNLPWQGVTAATKKQKYEKILEKKTSVSIEELCKGFPAEFALYMKYVRNLRFKEPPDHVYLRQLFRIMFRSLGHQYDFMFDWNLLDIQEKERQRRERERQKEQHRMLDRLTYGRERERDRQRDREQRRSSAQYTVPHSYRRVSSKYDRDWIGDGTLPKK; this is encoded by the coding sequence ATGGCCCAAAAGCAGGTGACGAACACCACGAAGATCCGCAATACATCTCTGAACCTCATAAACCAAGTGGTCGGTGGAAAGTATCACGTGCTGAAGGCCATCGGATCGGGCTCCTTCGGGGACATATACCAGGGCGTGAGCATCAAGGACGGGTCGGATGTGGCGATAAAGGTGGAGCCGTCAGACGCCAAGTATCCGCAGTTGATGTACGAAGCCAAAGTGTACGAGCAGCTGGCCGATTGTACGGGCTTTCCGGCCCTGTTGCACTTTGGCTGCGAGAAGAACTACAACGCGATGGTGATCGAATTGCTGGGGTCCTCGCTGGAGGAACTCTTCAACAAGTGCAAGCGCCGTTTCTCTCTAAAGACCGTCCTGATGCTGACCGaccagctgctgctgcgcctGCAGTGCGTGCACGAACACGGATTCATCCATCGGGACATCAAGCCAGACAACTTCCTCATGGGCCTGGGCAAGAACAGCAACAAACTTTTCCTTATTGACTTCGGGCTCTCAAAGCGGTTTAAGGATATAGGCACGGAGCAGCACATCGCGTACCGCAAGGACCGCAACCTCACCGGCACCGTCCGCTACGCCTCCATAAACGCACAGCAGGGCGTGGAACAGTCGCGTCGGGACGACATGGAGTCGCTGGGGTACTGCATGATGTACTTCAACATCGGCAACCTGCCGTGGCAGGGCGTCACCGCCGCCACCAAAAAGCAGAAGTACGAGAAGATCCTGGAGAAGAAAACCAGCGTCTCGATCGAGGAACTCTGCAAAGGGTTTCCTGCGGAGTTTGCTCTGTACATGAAGTACGTGCGAAATCTCCGCTTCAAGGAGCCGCCGGATCACGTTTACCTTCGGCAACTCTTTCGCATTATGTTCCGCTCCTTGGGGCACCAGTACGACTTCATGTTCGACTGGAACCTTTTGGATATCCAAGAGAAGGAGCGTCAACGCCGGGAGCGGGAACGGCAAAAGGAGCAACACCGAATGTTGGACCGACTTACCTACGGACGCGAACGGGAGCGGGACCGACAGCGAGATCGAGAGCAGCGACGGAGCTCCGCTCAGTACACCGTACCACACTCCTACCGGCGAGTGTCCAGCAAATATGACCGCGACTGGATCGGTGATGGGACTCTCCCCAAAAAGTAG